The following proteins are encoded in a genomic region of Hirundo rustica isolate bHirRus1 chromosome 3, bHirRus1.pri.v3, whole genome shotgun sequence:
- the LOC131378510 gene encoding uncharacterized LOC128706666 homolog gives MKKTTWNRKNFLLVVGLSVIGVHLGSLLVNFVAKKSAQSHSEAKRDRGE, from the coding sequence atgaagaaaactaCCTGGAATAGAAAGAACTTCCTGCTTGTAGTAGGACTGTCAGTTATAGGTGTCCATTTAGGAAGCCTGCTTGTGAACTTTGTTGCAAAAAAGTCTGCTCAATCACATTCAGAAGCTAAGAGGGACCGTGGGGAATGA
- the MKKS gene encoding molecular chaperone MKKS, with protein MSRLEAKKPPLFISEPLTRDAVSQSLSVLSGLLKSSYGPAGRLKQLHNGVGGCVCTTSQSSTLLGHLSVSQPVLRVLTASVRSHVSRFSDCGLFAAILCCGFIENFRSLNVAPFTVIKISRHLLSLCMDHLKSEACGCRVSVDFSSVKTLVCLVRSILTSKPACMLNKTEVDHLTSLVLKAFLFTVPCHVETNAVLGKCVIIPVKGRRVVDSTVFPGLLIEMPEIQLGKPLAVKRTGSNMIKMALFSVSMSGDGFNPEEGTVVVRDGISLEASELTQLLDVGKQLVKDEVGLVVCQKVMHPSLKQYLKENGVVAVDRAGLCVMEPLGRMTGSQPIASIHSLSPGCYGSLKDLCIESFASKHFLHLIPEDTAICSLILCNRSETAWDELKRVCETAEHVLQLTVKEPLALLGGGCTETHLASYIRYKSSSLPASTFKDLDCSQTQYQLVADGFCRSLESVARSLSHDGEEILTDMVYGHCWFVPPGSPCISKWSDLVSKCGCGMNDNTEDLGWSFLQGQSGSPVIQGCPKEPSAKVADILTLDCFAAKCSGLQVALETANLILDLSYIIEDQN; from the exons ATGTCTCGCCTTGAAGCTAAAAAGCCTCCGTTATTTATTAGTGAGCCTTTAACTAGAGATGCAGTGAGTCAGTCACTGTCTGTGCTGAGTGGATTATTAAAATCTTCCTATGGTCCTGCTGGTCGACTCAAACAGCTCCACAACGGTGTGGGGGGCTGTGTTTGTACCACTTCCCAATCCTCAACCCTCCTGGGGCACCTTTCCGTCAGCCAGCCCGTGCTGCGTGTCCTGACAGCCTCTGTGCGGAGCCACGTGTCACGTTTCAGTGACTGTGGCTTATTCGCTGCCATTCTTTGCTGTGGCTTCATTGAAAATTTCAGGAGCCTGAACGTTGCACCTTTTACTGTCATTAAAATAAGCAGGCATCTTCTGAGTTTGTGCATGGACCACCTGAAATCCGAGGCTTGCGGTTGCCGGGTGTCAGTGGATTTTAGCAGCGTCAAGACTCTTGTTTGTTTGGTACGTAGCATTTTAACAAGCAAACCTGCTTGCATGCTTAATAAAACTGAAGTTGATCATCTCACCTCACTggttttaaaggcttttttatttactgttccATGTCATGTTGAGACTAATGCTGTTTTAGGGAAGTGCGTGATAATACCTGTAAAAGGTAGAAGAGTTGTGGATTCTACAGTTTTTCCTGGACTGCTGATAGAAATGCCGGAAATCCAATTGGGAAAGCCACTTGCTGTCAAAAGGACTGGTTCAAACATGATCAAGATGGCGCTTTTCAGTGTGTCCATGTCAGGTGATGGCTTTAACCCTGAGGAAGGAACTGTAGTGGTCCGTGACGGCATTTCTCTGGAAGCATCAGAGCTGACTCAGTTGCTTGATGTGGGGAAGCAGCTGGTTAAGGATGAGGTGGGCCTTGTAGTGTGCCAGAAAGTGATGCATCCTTCCTTGAAACAGTACCTGAAGGAGAACGGCGTCGTCGCTgtggacagggctgggctgtgtgtgaTGGAGCCCCTGGGCCGCATGACAG GTTCACAGCCTATAGCTTCCATACATTCCCTGTCTCCTGGCTGTTACGGCAGTTTGAAGGATCTGTGCATTGAGAGTTTTGCTTCAAAGCATTTTCTACATCTAATTCCTGAGGACACAGCTATCTGCAGCCTGATACTGTGTAACAGAAGTGAAACAGCATGGGATGAGTTGAAG CGTGTCTGTGAAACAGCAGAACACGTGTTGCAGTTAACAGTGAAGGAACCTTTGGCATTATTAGGAGGGGGCTGTACAGAAACTCACCTGGCTTCATACATAAGATACAAG AGTTCTAGTCTACCTGCCAGCACTTTCAAAGACCTAGATTGTTCTCAGACACAATACCAATTGGTTGCTGACGGTTTTTGCCGTTCCCTGGAGTCTGTAGCTCGCTCTCTGAGTCACGATGGTGAAGAAATTCTTACAGACATGGTTTATGGACACTGTTGGTTTGTTCCACCAGGTTCTCCCTGTATCTCCAAGTGGTCAGATTTAGTTTCAAAATGCGGCTGTGGGATGAATGATAACACAGAGGACCTCGGCTGGAGTTTCTTGCAAGGCCAGTCTGGCTCTCCCGTTATACAGGGCTGCCCTAAAGAGCCCTCAGCAAAAGTTGCTGACATCCTGACTCTGGATTGCTTTGCTGCCAAGTGCAGTGGCCTGCAAGTAGCTCTGGAGACAGCCAACCTGATTTTGGATCTTTCATACATAATTGAAGATCAAAATTAG
- the LOC131378509 gene encoding uncharacterized LOC128706665 homolog has protein sequence MGLKTFWKDNKVLIVVGTSLGLVHWGWYYLKSSPIFQVKTENIVPDPGILPFMMQSDRKNKEK, from the coding sequence ATGGGTCTTAAAACCTTCTGGAAGGACAACAAAGTTCTGATTGTTGTGGGAACTAGCCTGGGGCTAGTGCACTGGGGCTGGTATTACTTGAAGTCCAGTCCTATTTTCCAAGTGAAGACAGAGAATATTGTTCCAGATCCTGGGATTCTGCCATTCATGATGCAGAGCGATcgcaaaaataaagaaaaatag